The window AAGCTGACGCCGTCGACGGCGCGCACCGCGCCGGTCTGCCGGGAGACGACGCCGCCCCGGATCGGGTAGTGCAGCTTGAGGTCCTGCACGCTCAGGAGTGGCTGCCCGTCGGGCACCCCGGCCCGCTCGCGCGCCTTGCGGCTGGTCAGGTCAGTGACGGTCACGGGGTCACCGCCGTCGTCGTACCGCTAACCGCCGCGTGCTCGTCCGCGTAGAGGAAGCACCGGACCAGGTGCTTTCGCTGCGCGCTCGTCTCCAGCAGCTCGGGCCGTTCCGCACGGCACCGGTCCATCACCGACGGGCAGCGGTCCTGGAACCGGCAGCCGCTCGGCATGTTCGACGGCGACGGCACGGAGCCTGGGATCGATTCGAGCCGAACGTCGTCGTCGGCGCCGAGATGCGGGATCGACTTCATCAGGCCGACCGTGTACGGGTGCCTGGGGTGGTCGAAGAGCTCGAAGACGTCGGCCTCCTCCACGACCTGGCCCGCGTACATCACTGCCACCTTGTCCGCCATCTCCGCGACGACACCGAGGTCGTGCGTGATGAGGATCGTCGCGGTCTGCGAGGCCTCGGCCAGCTTCTTCATCAGCGTCAGGATCTGGGCCTGGATAGTGACGTCCAGGGCGGTGGTGGGCTCGTCGGCCACCAGGAGCACGGGCGAGCAGCTCAGCGCCATGGCGATCATGACGCGCTGGCGCATGCCGCCCGACAGCCGGTGCGGGAAGTCCTTGACGATCTGCCCCGCGCGCGGCACACCCACCAGCTCCAGCAGCTCGACGGCGCGCTCCGCGGCCTCCCGGCGGGAGATCCCGAGGTGCAGCAGCAGGGTCTCGGTCAGCTGGTCGCCGATGGTCAGCACCGGGTTCAGCGACGTCATCGGCTCCTGGAAGATCATGGCGAGCGAGTTGCCACGTCGCTGGCGCAGCTCCGGCTCGGTCAGGTCGAGGAGGTTGTGACCCTCGAAGACGATCTCGCCGTCGGACACGCGGCCATTTCGCGGGAGGAGGCCCATGATCGACAGCGCGGTGACCGACTTGCCGCTGCCAGACTCCCCGACGAGGCAGATGGTCTCGCCGCGGTTCAGGTCGAAGCTCACCTCGTCGACCGCTACGACAGCGCCGGCGTCCGATCCGAACTCGGCCTTTATTCCTCTGACCTGCAGCAACGCTCCCAAGGAAACCTCACTCCTTCGCTGCCGCGACAGCAGATGGCCGCGACGACCTGCTGGAGTCAAACAGCGCCGTGTTTCACCCGTCCTTGGGTGTCGTTTCGGGCCGGTTCCGAACTTGCCGCCTATGTGACCTGGCGATTTCGCGCGGCCTCCCGACTGACCCGCCGGTTTCGCGGTGCGCGAACCTACCCCAGACCCTCGACACGAGGTTAGGTTGGCCTTACTTTCGTTGCTATGATCGCGACGTGCTGACACTTTGTCAGCATGTTCAGCGCCGCGTCGGAGGAGACCTGAGTGAGCCTGCCCGTCGAGCACGACGTCCCCGTCCCACTGTCCGCCCTGCTGCGTCAGAGCACGCGCGACGAGCACAACGCCGCCAACTCCGAACAGTTCATCGAGGAGCTGATGGCCGGCGCGCTGACCAGGGCCGCCTACGCCGACCTCTCGGCTCAGCTCCTCGTGGTCTACGAGGCGCTCGAAGAGGCGAGCGCTGCCGTTCGCGACGACGAGCGTGGCGCCGGGCTCGTCTTCAACGAGCTCACGCGTGTCCCAGCCATCGAGCGCGACCTG is drawn from Promicromonospora sp. Populi and contains these coding sequences:
- a CDS encoding ABC transporter ATP-binding protein; amino-acid sequence: MGALLQVRGIKAEFGSDAGAVVAVDEVSFDLNRGETICLVGESGSGKSVTALSIMGLLPRNGRVSDGEIVFEGHNLLDLTEPELRQRRGNSLAMIFQEPMTSLNPVLTIGDQLTETLLLHLGISRREAAERAVELLELVGVPRAGQIVKDFPHRLSGGMRQRVMIAMALSCSPVLLVADEPTTALDVTIQAQILTLMKKLAEASQTATILITHDLGVVAEMADKVAVMYAGQVVEEADVFELFDHPRHPYTVGLMKSIPHLGADDDVRLESIPGSVPSPSNMPSGCRFQDRCPSVMDRCRAERPELLETSAQRKHLVRCFLYADEHAAVSGTTTAVTP